A window of Gossypium raimondii isolate GPD5lz chromosome 7, ASM2569854v1, whole genome shotgun sequence genomic DNA:
aaaaaattcaaactccAATTTGAGAACAGTTGCTTAGTCCTAGTCTCAATGATGGAATAATTGCTAAGTTCAAGGtctaatttgaacaaaaaaaaattcaaccccTAATATGAGAAAAATTGTCTAAGTTTAAATctcaaataatgatttaaccCTAAAGTTAATCTTGAGTTTACCACTTACTTGGGGTTGTTAGTTCCTTGCAAGCAATCAGCTCTAAGGAGGCCACTTTTCCCATCAGTAGGTTGTTGACACACCTGGAgaaaaacaaattcaacataAATCTCAACAGCCTTAACAACATTTCCAACATTAAAAGTCTTATTATGGAGTAGTTAGGATATTAAATAAATCCGCTAAATAGATGGCTTAGCAGCCTCAACTTCTCAACCTTGAAAAACAAGATATATTATAAAGGGTTAAATCATTTTTGGGGCCTGAACTTAGCAACTGTTTTCACATTGAGGCTTGAATTTGGTAATGGTTCCCATATTGgggtttacatttttttttcaagttagactCTAAACTTGATAATTGTTCCCACATTGGAGGCCTTAACTTTTTTTGCTCAAGTTAATCCCtaatatttctttgaaatttgtGAAGTTCAGGCCCCAATGCGGGAACAATTAtcaagttcagggactaatttggACAAACAAAAATTCAAGCTCTAATGTGAGAATAGTTGTCTAGTTCAAGACCCAGTGTGGGAATAATTATCAAGTTCAAGACCTAACTTGAATAGAAAAAAGTTCAGAGAATGGTTGCCAAATTCAGGCTCAAATAGTAATTTAACCCTAttataaaactcaagtttaGCTTAATTGATTCGTGCAGCAGGTTAAAGATTAGAATCTCAACAGATCCCTACCCTTTATTCATAAAACTCGGGTAACTTACCTCTGAAAATACGGTCCTAAGTTGTCCTGTCCAATCACCGAGAGTCCTTATATGAACACTGAGATAGTCATCTCCAGGGGCAGAAGTAATCGAAAATGGATGCCTGTTTCCATGTAACCAAATCATTATCATGTTAGAAAAAGAAGTTAAACAAAACCAAATACAAGGCTATGTTTGAACCAGAATAAGTCTAAGACTTACCATTCAAATGGAGACACCGCAGCGCAATTGACAAACATGTATTGTCCACTCTTGTATCGAAAACCATGTGGTTTTGACATGTGAAGTGCTAGTACCTTTCCAGGATAAACAGCAACCTGCAAATTTTCACTGGCTGAATTAGAAAccatgaattttattaaatattgcaTTGGATTTGGTAAAAGTATCAAGAAGCCCCTGTACTAagagttggattgcattttgcccccttcACTAAAAAATTggacaaattagtcattgtatgttaaatcaaagagcaaactgatctttctattaaaattttcatccattactactattaaaatttgatccaTGTATATAAGTATGATGTACAGTGGCATGCCATGTATCACTAGCTGGTTATTCCATTAGTCACACCAGCTTTTGACCGTACGAataaatggaaattttaatattaaatgacCAATACACTCTTTGAACTAATGTACAATGACTAGtttgtccatttttttagtagagaggGTAAGATACAATTTGACTCCTAGTACAGGTGCCTTTTACTGATTGAATTATGTGTAATGACAATTAGCTTACCTTCAGTATTGCAACAGCCTTGATGCTTGATCTAAGCAGCCTGGTCAATCTTTCacataaataaaggaaaactgGAATTGCCAAGTACATCCAAGTCTGCCATGTTCAAAACAAATCAAGTTCAACAGATATGTTTATTACAGAACTTAGTTCTTTGtaactcgaatttgtggtcatTGCTTACCGTTTTCTTGCAAAATTTAGTGGTCAAGAAGAGCTTAATTCCATGGACAATAAGAAGAGTATAAACAATGACAAATAGATGGTGAGAATACCAAAAGGCATTGAAGCCTGTAAGCTTCTTGAGAGGCTTGGGAAGGTTCTTCATCTTACCCCGTCTGAACCACGGTGTGGCTAACGTGAAAGCTATAGCCATTAACACCACCATTACAATCCCAGTAATTCCTTCTACATGCCTAACAAAATGCCAGTAACTCGTGGGTTGCTTcccaaaatattttatcattggTTCATACTGATCAGGTGTCGCAAGAAGCAGGCGAGGGAAATCGCACGCCAAATGAGCTATTCCGTGTATTCCAACCCCAATTGTAATCCCAACTGCTATAACCTGTACCAAAGCATTCAAATAACACAACTCATTCTGTAATTCCAacggtaaaagtaccatagaggCCCTAGTATTAggatttagatttcaaaaatgGACAGATTAGTTCCTGAACATTAGATCAAAGGACAAATTGGTCCTTCTATTAAAAACACAATCTAATCCTAATATAGGAGCCTCCATAGTACTTTTATCTAATTCCAACATGTATGCAATAAATCTTAAGTTAGCTAAACGTCTATATTACCTTGTGGAAGTTGAGGTTGTCATCAAAGGGAACTACAACACCTAGCTTTGTCTTGTTCCTTAACCAGGTGATGGTGTTACGACAGACCGGTAGCAGAATCAAAGCCATATTCAATTTAAGTGTCTCAGCTGCACCTTTGGCAAAGCAAACACAATGCCGCATCACATCAAATACATCTTTTCGTCTTCGATACTCAATATATTTGTATGTAAATAGGCCACACATAACCGCAATCCATAAAGCCATCACCCAAACTCTTTGCCAGTTATCTACCAAGAAATACTTGGTGCCCCTATAGAATCTCCTCAGTGGGTTATGGTCATGTGTAGGCTTAAGGTTCTGGCTTATCATTTGGCTCAGGATTCGGCTTTCTCCTCTTACAGATTGGTTTGGTGCTTGTAGAAGAAGCATTTCCAGGTTATTTATCTGGTTTAAAGTTTAAGAATTCTGGTCATGGAATTGAATTCAAAAGATAAAGGTTAAAGTATGTCATAGATCCCTCTATTCTtcataaatttggaatttagtccctgtatCTTTATTTTCAGGAACTTAGTTcatttacttttcagatttcaaaatttaggtttaattattaacactattaaatttgtcagtgtgacattttgaaatagaaaaaaaaatattcacttGGTAGTAttgtaactaaaaaatgacgttgtaatgaacttaaatttaacaaagtCATTTTAACAGGATTAATAGTTGGAGCTGAATTTTGAAACCTGAAAAGTAGGGGGACTAAATTCTTAGAAACAAAAGCACATGGACTAAATTCCAAGTTTACAAAGATTATAGggacttataacatattttaaccaaaaaaaatttaaaaaacacaaaagCCAACAATAATTGTAAgggaatttcttgaattttacCATGATGTATCCCAAATTGTCAGGGTCTAATTCTTCCATAATCAAAGCTGCATATTCCTCAGCTTGTTTCTGGATATTTGAGAGTTTGTTTGCAGAGGCACTGCGGCTTATAATCTGTGAAAGTAAATTAACAGTTAGATATAGAATAATTACTCTAAGGAACATATTATATGGTCAactttttggtttaatattttattttagatcgAGGAAACATATCCATATTCAAcactatatttaaattcaaacaaCATAGGCTGCATTTAGACCTATCAATTCTCACCCAACTCGACTTGACCTGTCCAATCAACCTAAACCCACACCGAGAGATGGAAGCTCCATCAAAGGGCtcaaaaatggtaaattttatatttagtctcttaaatttttatgaaattatatgttaatataatagtaaaattgcattttacccttcaataatttatgattcatcTCTCACCCCTAAACTAAATTTTAGCTTGTCCCTGCCCacacccaactcagtccaattTAACCATAAAAGACAACAACTTTAACTCGAATTTACCCTAATCAAGATTGATCACAATCAGAAGAATCCGAGctttaaaatgaaaactcaACATTAAATAACCATAAacttgtgattgaaagtgaccCGAAGTTGAAATGATCTAAATTCGTATTAACTCAACCCAAAAACTTAAACTTCACACCCGAAACTCAAACTCCAAAATGATAACCTATAGAGAACTTGAACCCGAAATTGACCAAACACCTAACTCGATCCAACCAACTCGGAATCAAATCAGCAAAAATCAAATGTCTAGCTTAGAGCATGGCATGGCATAGCATACCTCTTTGACTTCCTCTTCAGTTATTCTTCCATCTGCATCTTTATCCACCCTGgcattttatcaaacatttaACTCAGAAGGTAAGTTAAGGTGTTTATAAAGCTTATTGATGAACATTTAATCcgagaaaatgtgaaaaaagAATAAGCAAATTTTACATGTCAAAGAAAGTTTGAAGCCTAGCATCAAAGCTTTGATCCGAGATCTGATCCCAAAAGTATTTAAGGCGAACTTTATCAATTGAATCCCCATGAACGTTTTGTCTTCGAGCTAGTGCATCAAACAACAACCCAGCAAATTCCTTCGACTCCATTCCTATACATTCCCCAAACTGTGAACGAGGCAAATACCCATTGTTCGAACCAGTAATTTCATCAAACCGTTTTTCAACAGCTGCCCATCCATGTCCACCATCAGTCTTGCTTATGAACTTAAGTCCTGTCAAAGCATGAGCCGCTGCGGATTTCGTCCGATCGAACCGAGCTGGCTTCTTGGCGAACGATGTTAAACGCTTCAATTCATGACTCACTTGCCTAATCTTAGCCGAAGCATTCCTCGCCATTAATGAACCCAAAGTAGTTCGCTTCTCAAGACCTTTGGCAAGCAAAGCCAACTCTGGGTCTTGTTCCAAATCGTCTCCATTTGCAGCTTTTAAACTATGAACCGCCACCGAATCATCGCAAACATCGAGGGTAATCTCAACGTAGCCATCGTCTTTCGATGAGCTCGAATCCGGGACGTTGAACCGAGCACTTTTCCTTGGTACCCTTTTGTTTAAAGGTCCACTTAATGGACCACTATGGGGAACTTTATCAGTCCCTAAATCCTCTGAACTCATATTCTTCAACACTTAATGCTGCCAATGGATTGAAAACCAGAAGAAAAATGAAGGGTCTGCAAGTTTTAAGAGATGCAAGTGCTATggtgcatgtatatatatagagagagagagagcttgAAGTAAAAATCTTCAACGAGGTATGGAAATGAAGATTTGCCTTAAATTATTGGACATGTTGGTGTTGGGTCATTATCAAATCATGATACTATGATCTATGGGGTGTTCGCATATGCTTAAACacagtaaaaataatataaaattttaatatttattggaGGTGGTTTGAAGTTTCCTATTCGACCTTTATTTCCACgtgcatgattttttttaattttctctctcAGGAATTTATATAAAGCTTTTTTAATGGCTTTTACTTTGTAATTGGCCTCACCTTCTTTGAAAGTGACCTGGAAATTTCTCTGGGAAAACCATTACTCCGAAGCTTTATTGGCTAATGGCTACTCCAACTCTTTTGTCTAAACAATGGTTGACCATGGTGGGAACAATGGTTGGTATATCTATTTCTGAGGTCGTTTTCCCAAAATACTTGATATAGCCCTTTTCTGGTATGGCAGACCTGTCGCATCAATTCTATTATTTGTGTTGATGTTGGGTATTAACAAGGGTGTAAGACATAGAGAAGGATGTGGTGATTCTGATGGAGGCCAGTTTATTCTGTCTGAGCAAAGAGACAGAGGAGGTAAGTGAATAAAGGGATTAAGGTTGCAAAAGGGTATGTCGAGGATAATGAAGAGACTTGAATGCTTAAGGGTAAATCATTTCTTCATCGTACCGAGAGTATTTATAAGGAAGGTTTGGTGTTTGGTAATCTTGATGTGATAAACCTACTATCGTGCCATTTTTGTAGGATGCATAAGAATGATGCTTATAATGAGACACATTCTGTCATTGCAAAAATGAGTTGTTGTCTCACAGGATGGTCGACCAAAATCCTTTAATCTCTTTTTTTGCACTTTTCATGCtcattttataattcatgtTTGAGATTTATGGCTATTTATCCCAACAGTGCCATCTTTAAGATTCGAACTCCatttttctcttgaaaatacAATGTGTCTTGCCATTGCATCCTGCATTTGTTAGTTACTCTAGTCCTTATTCTAAATATGTAAACAGTGCAGCCATTTGGAGCATATTGTAACCTTTAAATGTTAAGTTTATAATTTAGCCTCAAATTAATTAATCCAACGCAAATTGTGagttaaaaatcctaaaatgataaatttaacttttaatcatttaaaatcataaaattttaaattaaaatataataaaattgtattttatctcaaaatgataaaattttatttaacccTCTAgaatcttataaaaatataaattattaaaataataaaattacattttaactctcacttacaatttaattctaactcTTAAAAAAATCTGTAACTTTGCGTTGTTTAAGAAAATGCTTGCACTAAGGAAAGATTCtttcaacttattttaaaataatctattttaaatttatcaaatgacatgtttttttaatacatttgtTTAAAACTATTCATAATCTCTCTTCAATTCTTAAATAGAAGTATAAATGAGCTTCAACACATTCAAACCTATATCCTCCTATATAAACAACAATATCGATACTAAATCGAGTTAGGACTCAATCGATTAAAATGACAGATAAAAAGAAATGTAAATTCTATCATGTTCCCCTTGGTGCTTATATTGGTATTTATTGAGGTGAAATGATGAGTGGATTTTGGGTTCATGGTGTTGGGTGTAGcatcataaattcatattatatattatcattttaattaattaattaaattcggAAAATGTTTGAATATTGCAACGGTTAAGTTTGGTTTAATGCACctcttaataataaattaataaaagaaacaaaaataaataggaaTTTTTATTCGTTAGCCAACACTTCTTGACTTTTTCTTTCACAAATGCTGCAcctaaaattatagtttttttataatatttgagttCTAATGATTCCTTCACAAAAGtttatccattttttttattattttcatcgAAATTTGATTATTACATCACCCAaacatttgatttatttaattaagagtGTTCGCGTCATTtctaaaacatgaattaatttataagtATCGTTTTagaattagattaaataaattgaatcgAAAGTCAATTGAAATATCAATCAAAATGAAAGGTTAGATCAATTGACTCTTTggactagttttttttttcttttaataatttatttaattaaacagtAAAATTGATCAGACTGAACAACCAAATCGAATCTAAAATTTGTGATTTGTCCAATTTGATTCTAAGAACTTTGTATACATGAATAGCCTATGTGATTATTTAGTATTGTAGGTACGTGAGTTGCACTTGAATGACATCTCAAATTCGAGTCTTACGACATATAAATCATGTGTATTCCGTTTATATTTACTCTATGCTaagtttgaatatttttcacatttattttagtttctaattttcaatccaattatattttatagtccCCGTTGTTTACAATAATATCGTGAATTTAAATGCTTGAAGGCATTATTTGTAAAGTAAAACGgatccaaattatgaatatttaaaattaatatatgtgtttgttgtaaatatattgtaaatagtaattaaaatataataaaatattttttaagaaaaaataaaaacacattaTTCCTTTTATAATTGTGGAAGGAGAATGAAATTGTTtggaatcaaatttaaactttatgTTTATAACACAATGTTATtgccattaaattaaaaattgttcacaaaataaaacacatttttagatCATGTTGGTGTCCATATTAttgcattatttaattatatttgaaattatggTATATACATCAAACTAAGGCATGCATTTCGAATAATAAAATTCGTTGAAActgtgaacaaaaataaaaagaaaaaactaggTCGTTTAAACATAAGCattaattgaacaaaacaataataataatagtcaGTTGTGATGGGATCTACAATATTATAATTGGCAATgaatcatataatataaaaaataatcaagttGAAGTATACCATGAATCAGGATACACCCACATTATGTTtacgaaaaaattaataaatatttaggtGTAATGGTAAGTCACATTgtatttttaagttcaattttagaGATTACATTATTACAAAAAGTCAACTCCAAACCCCAATCATACAAAAACAcacacttttttaaaaataaaaagtcttATTTATTCGTTATAATGCTACATTAAGTATCACGTGCTTGTCtgaataataataacaacaataagcaaaaaaatcctttaaaaattatgtatttatttggttttataaaGAAATATAGTAATAGATAGTACAAGTCAAATGGTGATTAGCTTGTAATCCCCATTTAGTATTTtgagtaaatatattttttataataaaatttataataaaattgacatTTACAATCTACATAGATAAAGCTCAAGGAAATATATATGATCTTGCAATggaattgtaattaaatttgttatttttaaattgttcttGGCCATCGCATTATTGAGACAAAACATCGATAATGCTTAAAAGTTGACGGTACGTGTTAAGCTTACATACATGTGGATGAATGGAACTAATCTTATAACATGTGACTACTTGTTGTGAGACAAATACACTAAACATAACTCGTTATAAgagttttatttgatatttcatTTGAGTTTCTATAGAAATACTTCCATGTGTCAGTAGTGTAAATAATCCTTAGACCATGTGACGCTGGCTTATCTTATATGTTGAGTGTCATACTTGGATTCATCACGAAATAGATCCATAATGGCAAATGCTTAAGGTGAGATGTTTTGGGTATGATATGCCATAAAGGTGGGAAGTGGTCCAATGCGGATAAATCACCCTAAGTGATATGAGAGGACATATCCTATATGCTCTTGACTTGTATTAATCACAAGTTCTTGGCAAAGACAATTAGTCTAGGTTAAAAAAAGGAATTGTAAGATTAACATTTATAAGCGAAGGTAGACGTTGTACCAAAGCTTTTAGCTTATTTGGGATATTTTTATGGAATGATCGAATTACATATAAGTACCAAACACTGAAAGTTCatttcgaaaattaaattttaactcttGTATCAATATCCTTTGCCTCATCTATAGCAATCACATTTCACAAATCGTTCATATAGATATCCTAAAATCTTTTGAGCCAGCTTGGCATTTGAATGCTCCTCACTAAGAACAAAAGCTTGGTTAGAGATGTCACATAATTTAGcataaaagttagaaattgCTTCTTCATCtcattctaaaaaattcaaacttgaaTATAAACATTTGATGTTTGGATTGTTTCATAGTAGCGGTGTCTTCATATGCTATTTAGAGAATAGCCCAAGCTCTATAAGCTTGGAGATGCGTAAAACCCCTTACCCAATCCAAAAACTTGATTGGACAAAGAGCGCTTCAATCGTCTCCAAAGCAACAACGATCAATCTAACTTTTACTAAATACTCATTTTAGCCGGAATCAAATCATCTATCATCAAATTAggcattcataaataaataaaaccaaaaacttAAAGtcataatgaatttaaaacaatattagaAGGCCTAAATGCACTACTGTTGCTTAGACcaattttcaactaattttgggCTCAAAGTCTCGGAGTACCGATCCTCCAAAGAAAGTACTGATACTTGAGTGCAAGTAACAAGAACACGGTGCCTTGTACCAATACAAGCGTcctgtttcaaaattttagctgCTCGCTTTGAAAGTACTAGAACCAAGAGTCTGAGTATTGATACTCAACCAAGAGGTAACAATACATGGGTATGAGATATTGATACTCAACCCAAAAATGCAGTCAAGCAAAACTAGTCATCCAATCGTGCTCCAAAAGGTTGATCAATATCGGTCAACATTGGTCAAAcccaataaattatattttatatatttattttttaattttaagaattttaatattatatatttttaacctattgaattgttttaaaatatatttttaaattattaatccaaaaaatataaaaattgaaatataattcaAGATCAATTTGCTACTAAAATCTTTTTCAGAATCCACTTGAACCAAAATAATCAACATTAGGAGGGAGAATTACTAGAGTCCAGTTTCCTCCCTTTATGGACTTGATCTATATCCATACCCTTTTCCCCAAAAGGCAGGCCGAATCTATGTTGTTGAAAGGATTTCCTCTTCTAATATATTAGGTGAAATTCTCCTATTAGATATTGTACTTTGTGTAAGTTGTAAATTTAGTGTCggtattttaatttgaccctTTTCGatctttattgaaaattttagtcctaatcAAATGGTAAcgattaaattcattaagttaagttctgttattttccaaattttatatgTCAATGTGTAATACTACGTCAGCTCGTTATTTCCACTACtcacaaaaaaaatagttaatagatTTAACAACTATTGTTTGCattaagtttgaaattttgaataaaaaatatatagcgACTAATAATGATCTTATCGGAAAATATGGACAAATATATAACTTTACGCATGATACGGGACTAAcaacataatttaaccaaatagatTTAACTGC
This region includes:
- the LOC105785606 gene encoding respiratory burst oxidase homolog protein C gives rise to the protein MSSEDLGTDKVPHSGPLSGPLNKRVPRKSARFNVPDSSSSKDDGYVEITLDVCDDSVAVHSLKAANGDDLEQDPELALLAKGLEKRTTLGSLMARNASAKIRQVSHELKRLTSFAKKPARFDRTKSAAAHALTGLKFISKTDGGHGWAAVEKRFDEITGSNNGYLPRSQFGECIGMESKEFAGLLFDALARRQNVHGDSIDKVRLKYFWDQISDQSFDARLQTFFDMVDKDADGRITEEEVKEIISRSASANKLSNIQKQAEEYAALIMEELDPDNLGYIMINNLEMLLLQAPNQSVRGESRILSQMISQNLKPTHDHNPLRRFYRGTKYFLVDNWQRVWVMALWIAVMCGLFTYKYIEYRRRKDVFDVMRHCVCFAKGAAETLKLNMALILLPVCRNTITWLRNKTKLGVVVPFDDNLNFHKVIAVGITIGVGIHGIAHLACDFPRLLLATPDQYEPMIKYFGKQPTSYWHFVRHVEGITGIVMVVLMAIAFTLATPWFRRGKMKNLPKPLKKLTGFNAFWYSHHLFVIVYTLLIVHGIKLFLTTKFCKKTTWMYLAIPVFLYLCERLTRLLRSSIKAVAILKVAVYPGKVLALHMSKPHGFRYKSGQYMFVNCAAVSPFEWHPFSITSAPGDDYLSVHIRTLGDWTGQLRTVFSEVCQQPTDGKSGLLRADCLQGTNNPKFPRVLIDGPYGAPAQDYKKYEIVLLIGLGIGATPMISIVKDIVNNIKAKEEQEGEEEEDNMNALENGNGAAINKTSLSNSKRRLENFKTRRAYFYWVTREQESFDWFKGIMNEVAEMDRNHVIELHNYCTSVYEEGDACSALITMLQALNHAKNGVDVVSGTIVKSHFAKPDWRRVYKQIAVKHNNARVGVFYCGIPALIEELRQLASDFSRNTSTKFDFHKENF